A window of the Thiomicrospira microaerophila genome harbors these coding sequences:
- a CDS encoding SDR family oxidoreductase produces MAKVLIAGCGDLGIQLGLALCASGHQVFGLRRDASKIPAPIETISADLNQEVMGLPSGIDYVFYMSSAGKYNDFAYYQAYVSGLKNLIRALSGQQIQRLFFTSSTSVFSQSDGEWVTEESLAEEHNFSSKRLLEGEQLALNCGWPATIVRFGGIYGPGRTHIIDQVMTGKAHCMEDVYSNRIHSDDCVGMFMHLLNMPAPDSLYIGVDNQPTLSCEVYEWLAEQLSIGTIEHSEPTENSRLMRSNKRLSNAKIRQTGYVFKYPSYQEGYGSLI; encoded by the coding sequence ATGGCAAAAGTATTAATCGCAGGGTGTGGGGACTTAGGTATTCAACTGGGCTTGGCGCTGTGTGCTTCAGGTCATCAGGTTTTTGGTTTACGTCGAGATGCGAGCAAAATTCCGGCTCCGATTGAGACGATCAGTGCCGATCTAAACCAAGAAGTTATGGGGCTTCCCAGTGGAATTGATTATGTCTTTTATATGTCATCCGCCGGAAAATACAATGACTTCGCTTATTACCAAGCCTATGTTTCAGGTTTAAAAAACCTGATTCGTGCCCTCTCCGGTCAACAGATTCAGCGCTTGTTTTTTACCTCAAGTACCTCGGTATTTAGTCAGTCGGATGGCGAATGGGTTACCGAAGAAAGCTTGGCGGAGGAACATAATTTTTCTAGCAAGCGCTTACTAGAAGGCGAACAACTGGCCCTTAACTGCGGATGGCCTGCCACCATTGTGCGATTTGGCGGTATTTATGGCCCCGGTCGTACCCACATTATTGACCAGGTGATGACCGGCAAAGCCCATTGTATGGAAGATGTTTATAGCAACCGCATTCACAGTGATGACTGCGTTGGTATGTTTATGCATCTTTTAAACATGCCAGCGCCTGATAGCCTTTATATTGGAGTCGATAATCAACCAACCTTGTCTTGTGAGGTTTATGAATGGCTGGCTGAACAACTTAGCATTGGCACCATTGAACACAGTGAGCCGACAGAAAACAGCCGCTTAATGCGAAGCAATAAACGCCTGTCCAACGCAAAAATTCGTCAAACCGGTTATGTATTTAAATATCCCAGCTATCAAGAAGGCTATGGCAGCTTAATTTAA
- a CDS encoding OmpP1/FadL family transporter — MKKTRLALAIASAAMVSQPVLATNGDHLIGLGAQARALGGTGAAAFFGSENALANPALLGKMQGTEFVLGGTLFKPNVKASSNVASAVGAASQAAEANGGMPVAGSGSMAPAMTATSDNDTNIIPEVSLATRLTDNLVFGLGIFGSAGMGVDYRDNPGLFDGYSNLQLMKFAPTLAYNEATWGIGFAPVIQYGALDINYETNDGTTGNGMSTDLGYGFNIGAYFNMTPELTLGLAYQSAISMEYKDQITRAAAGFGLDGMFTDKLEQPSELKVGMAYTMGRMMYTADYKQIGWGSADGYKDFNWKDQDVFGLGVKFTESTYWLGAGYNYGKDPIEKLGQGASMQEAYANGAVNLFNNHFFPGIVESHYTFGGGIQLTKNIAIDAAVVMAAKVNKTVDTSAVSAGLAMQGAMQNGATQEQAGAFAETVGETSHRVSHSQLGYTIGLRMNF; from the coding sequence ATGAAAAAAACAAGATTAGCCCTAGCCATCGCCTCTGCAGCTATGGTTTCTCAGCCTGTTTTAGCCACCAACGGCGATCACTTGATTGGCTTAGGCGCTCAGGCTCGTGCTTTAGGTGGTACCGGAGCGGCTGCATTCTTCGGCTCAGAAAACGCGCTGGCTAACCCTGCCTTGTTAGGCAAAATGCAAGGTACAGAATTTGTTTTAGGCGGTACGCTGTTCAAACCCAATGTTAAAGCCTCATCTAATGTCGCCTCAGCGGTAGGCGCAGCCAGCCAAGCCGCTGAAGCCAATGGCGGAATGCCGGTTGCTGGTTCAGGTTCTATGGCACCGGCTATGACCGCAACCAGTGACAATGACACAAACATCATCCCTGAAGTTTCGTTAGCTACGCGCTTAACGGATAACCTAGTATTCGGCCTAGGTATTTTTGGATCAGCCGGTATGGGTGTCGATTACCGTGACAACCCAGGTTTATTTGATGGTTATAGTAACCTACAGTTGATGAAATTTGCACCTACCCTTGCCTACAATGAAGCTACTTGGGGGATAGGTTTTGCTCCGGTTATTCAGTATGGTGCACTGGATATTAACTATGAAACCAACGATGGAACAACTGGCAATGGGATGTCAACCGACCTAGGTTATGGCTTTAATATTGGCGCTTACTTCAATATGACACCCGAACTGACTTTAGGCCTAGCTTATCAATCTGCCATTAGCATGGAGTATAAAGATCAGATCACGCGTGCTGCGGCTGGTTTTGGACTTGACGGCATGTTTACCGATAAACTTGAGCAGCCTTCCGAGTTGAAAGTAGGTATGGCCTACACTATGGGCCGCATGATGTACACGGCTGATTATAAGCAAATAGGTTGGGGTTCTGCCGATGGTTATAAAGACTTTAACTGGAAGGATCAGGATGTATTCGGTTTAGGTGTTAAGTTTACCGAATCGACTTACTGGTTGGGTGCCGGCTATAACTACGGTAAAGACCCGATTGAAAAACTAGGTCAAGGCGCTTCAATGCAAGAAGCCTATGCAAATGGTGCGGTTAATTTGTTTAATAACCACTTTTTCCCAGGGATTGTTGAATCTCACTACACCTTTGGTGGTGGTATCCAGTTAACCAAAAACATTGCAATTGATGCAGCGGTTGTGATGGCTGCCAAAGTAAACAAAACCGTTGACACCAGTGCTGTCAGTGCCGGTTTAGCGATGCAAGGTGCAATGCAGAATGGCGCAACCCAAGAACAAGCAGGTGCTTTTGCTGAAACCGTCGGTGAAACGTCGCATAGAGTTAGTCATTCACAATTGGGTTACACCATTGGTTTACGCATGAACTTCTAA
- the ykgO gene encoding type B 50S ribosomal protein L36, producing MKILSSLKSAKTRHKDCQIVRRRGKVYVICKTNPKFKARQR from the coding sequence ATGAAAATTTTATCTTCATTAAAATCAGCTAAAACGCGTCATAAAGACTGTCAAATCGTTCGCCGCCGTGGAAAGGTTTATGTGATCTGCAAAACCAACCCAAAATTCAAAGCGCGCCAACGTTAA
- a CDS encoding HAD family hydrolase: MAELKALIFDVDGTLADTEKDGHRIAFNMAFEQAGLDWHWDEALYGELLAVTGGKERIKYYLEKFNTRFSKPAGFDEFVKGLHAAKTVFYTQLMAQGRIPLRSGVARLINEARQAGLRLAIATTTTPENVTALLTNTLGAESLSWFEVIAAGDIVPKKKPAPDIFIWALAQMKLKPEEAIAFEDSRNGILSSKAAGLKTIITINGYTAQDDFSQAELVLDQMGEANQVFRVLKGEVGHRSYLDLGLVRKVHQQG; this comes from the coding sequence ATGGCTGAACTTAAAGCACTGATATTTGATGTTGATGGCACCCTAGCCGATACCGAAAAAGACGGGCATCGGATTGCATTTAACATGGCATTTGAACAAGCAGGTCTGGATTGGCATTGGGATGAGGCTTTATACGGTGAACTCTTGGCAGTGACTGGCGGTAAAGAGCGGATTAAGTATTATCTGGAAAAGTTTAATACTCGGTTTAGCAAACCTGCCGGGTTTGATGAGTTTGTTAAGGGCCTGCATGCCGCTAAAACTGTGTTTTATACTCAGCTGATGGCGCAAGGGCGAATTCCTTTAAGATCGGGTGTTGCGCGTTTAATTAACGAAGCCCGCCAAGCCGGTTTGCGTTTGGCTATTGCCACCACCACCACACCGGAGAATGTCACAGCTTTATTAACCAATACCCTTGGTGCTGAATCTTTGAGCTGGTTTGAAGTGATTGCGGCCGGTGATATTGTGCCGAAGAAAAAACCGGCTCCGGATATTTTTATTTGGGCCTTGGCGCAAATGAAGCTAAAACCGGAAGAGGCGATTGCGTTTGAGGATTCAAGAAACGGAATTTTGTCTTCTAAGGCGGCGGGTTTAAAAACCATTATCACGATTAATGGCTATACCGCTCAGGATGATTTTAGCCAAGCGGAATTGGTATTGGATCAAATGGGCGAGGCCAATCAGGTATTTAGAGTATTAAAAGGCGAGGTAGGCCATCGCAGTTATCTAGATTTAGGCTTAGTCAGAAAAGTACATCAGCAGGGCTGA
- a CDS encoding prepilin-type N-terminal cleavage/methylation domain-containing protein, giving the protein MHKYNTSNQSGFSLLEIALVLIILGLLVSGAIKGVALIDNSRVKSLVSDAKNYPIAIISYESTFGSLFDTVTNPNNIPNSSEEMRLQLVNRNLVANKPEHSLRGQVLILKNRLDAADTNGNVTNLAFNDNATPKFFPWALCFTRLEKEDDVRGIIRNLEGDSVRFTGDQNNFNNGRARLVDSNFQAVSDFASSNQTLCIAVDTLL; this is encoded by the coding sequence ATGCACAAATACAATACATCCAATCAATCCGGCTTTAGCCTATTAGAAATTGCACTGGTTTTAATTATCTTGGGATTACTCGTCAGCGGAGCGATTAAAGGCGTTGCACTGATCGATAACTCTCGGGTCAAATCCTTGGTTAGTGATGCTAAAAATTATCCAATAGCAATTATCTCCTATGAGTCAACCTTTGGCAGTTTGTTTGATACGGTCACTAATCCGAATAACATACCCAATAGTTCAGAAGAAATGAGACTGCAGCTGGTTAATCGCAATTTAGTTGCCAATAAACCCGAACACAGTTTGCGCGGACAAGTTTTAATCTTAAAAAACAGACTTGATGCGGCTGATACCAATGGCAATGTTACCAACTTAGCTTTTAACGATAATGCTACACCCAAATTCTTTCCCTGGGCTTTATGTTTTACCCGACTTGAAAAAGAGGACGATGTACGTGGGATTATTCGTAATTTAGAAGGCGACTCGGTTCGTTTTACCGGTGATCAAAATAACTTTAATAACGGTCGAGCACGTTTAGTTGATAGCAACTTTCAAGCAGTATCCGACTTTGCATCAAGTAATCAAACTCTTTGCATCGCCGTCGATACCCTGCTCTAA
- a CDS encoding prepilin-type N-terminal cleavage/methylation domain-containing protein — translation MTHSNQKGFTLVEIAIVLVIIGLLLGGVLQGQTLIKNAKIKSAAGDVNGYQVALYGYQDRFGDLFNRRNHVDQPAGTDDFVAVTDGKTMVDELIARDLVGSRGVNATIQQHALGGNIVLHKNGDPTATPAAGTINGLATQTGANPIRFNWAVCYQGIDIEEDARALIRAIDGSDTVFTGTLNGFNNGRARLVNNSNFAAADAFATDGTTTTVCFSLQ, via the coding sequence ATGACACATTCAAATCAAAAGGGTTTTACCCTAGTCGAAATCGCAATCGTACTGGTTATTATCGGCTTGTTATTAGGTGGTGTTTTACAGGGTCAAACTCTAATTAAAAACGCCAAAATTAAATCAGCAGCCGGTGACGTCAATGGTTACCAAGTAGCTCTCTATGGATACCAAGATCGTTTTGGCGATTTATTTAACAGGAGAAATCACGTAGATCAACCAGCTGGAACTGACGATTTTGTGGCTGTAACTGATGGTAAAACTATGGTTGACGAATTAATTGCTCGTGATCTGGTCGGCTCACGCGGTGTTAATGCCACTATTCAGCAACATGCTTTAGGTGGTAACATCGTACTTCACAAAAACGGTGATCCAACTGCAACTCCTGCTGCTGGTACAATCAACGGCTTAGCTACACAAACTGGAGCCAACCCTATCAGGTTTAATTGGGCGGTTTGTTACCAAGGCATTGACATAGAAGAAGATGCGCGTGCTTTAATTAGAGCCATCGATGGTTCGGATACTGTATTTACTGGCACTTTGAATGGATTTAATAATGGAAGAGCAAGACTCGTTAACAACTCAAATTTCGCAGCTGCTGACGCATTTGCCACAGATGGTACTACAACTACTGTTTGCTTTAGCCTACAATAA
- a CDS encoding sensor histidine kinase, with protein sequence MLELNPAWFLLLTLIGLVILAVFAYLKRQSYRLSRTLSQLYQLNQQLQQDTLLFLNQAWSLLKPIGISGYQARLNWFGEPIDIKQGEIIGKPHTTHLEQAEIQMELKFYNAKLSGERRYFAELVQQTFIHLVEHNLQTKINQVLTTQAGLQRAQVFAQHDLKNLMQFIQLLNSQLKKAEHPEQEQRILTSLKHSLPSLQQRAERILSQLYSQTSAADIEQPQPLQLAALIHSLAQPLFMPYHVQGDAKLNLPATLLNEAFYNLLANFRDHNKTDAPLKISIHQDHDVCLIRFQQTISAEQAEQLKQNLMRLFEPFWTNSKSGMGLGLYIARQRIQRLGGDVRCVPMDNQACFEVQLPIQK encoded by the coding sequence ATGCTTGAACTCAATCCTGCTTGGTTTTTGTTGCTAACACTAATCGGCCTGGTTATTCTTGCTGTTTTTGCCTATCTTAAACGCCAAAGCTATCGCCTTAGTCGAACCCTTTCTCAGCTGTATCAACTCAACCAACAGCTTCAACAAGACACCCTTTTGTTTCTTAACCAGGCCTGGTCACTACTCAAACCTATCGGCATAAGTGGCTATCAAGCCCGGCTCAATTGGTTTGGCGAGCCGATCGATATAAAACAGGGAGAAATAATTGGCAAACCCCACACAACCCATCTAGAACAAGCTGAAATACAAATGGAGTTAAAGTTTTACAACGCCAAATTGAGTGGCGAACGGCGCTATTTTGCCGAGCTCGTTCAGCAAACCTTTATTCATCTGGTTGAACACAATCTTCAAACAAAAATCAACCAAGTACTGACGACCCAAGCTGGCTTACAACGCGCACAGGTTTTTGCGCAACATGATCTCAAAAACCTAATGCAATTTATTCAACTGCTCAATAGCCAGCTAAAAAAAGCTGAACACCCTGAACAAGAACAACGCATCCTAACAAGCCTTAAACACAGCCTGCCCTCGTTACAACAACGCGCTGAACGTATTCTCAGTCAACTTTACAGCCAAACCAGTGCCGCCGATATCGAACAACCACAACCCCTTCAATTGGCAGCATTGATCCACTCACTCGCCCAGCCGCTATTTATGCCCTATCACGTCCAAGGCGATGCTAAACTCAACCTTCCTGCAACACTGCTTAACGAAGCCTTTTATAACCTATTAGCGAATTTTCGTGATCACAATAAAACCGATGCCCCGCTGAAAATTTCGATTCATCAGGATCATGATGTCTGCCTTATTCGATTCCAACAAACTATTTCAGCTGAACAAGCCGAACAACTGAAACAAAACCTAATGCGTTTGTTTGAACCCTTTTGGACCAATTCTAAAAGTGGGATGGGGCTGGGGTTATACATTGCTCGCCAGCGTATCCAACGCTTAGGCGGAGATGTACGCTGCGTTCCAATGGATAACCAGGCCTGCTTCGAAGTCCAACTTCCGATCCAAAAATAA
- a CDS encoding response regulator transcription factor codes for MEQKDLPILIVDDDPAINAILGLVLENQGYPTYSAITTDQAQQQLSLHPIAIVLLDLGLPPDEHTPKQGLALLDWIQTHYPSMQVLVLTGQADTAYESIKLGAFDYLNKPIEEIDILRAVQRAALFYQQTEKMHQQGLQSLRIQAEMGEGVKAIRNQAEEKILRQVLYQCQFNIHEAARRLGLKRENVYYLINKYAIQRQTSESD; via the coding sequence ATGGAGCAGAAAGACTTACCGATACTTATCGTTGATGACGATCCTGCCATCAACGCTATATTAGGTCTGGTTTTAGAGAACCAAGGCTACCCCACCTATAGCGCGATTACAACCGACCAGGCTCAGCAGCAACTTAGCCTACACCCGATTGCAATCGTGCTTCTTGACCTTGGTTTACCCCCTGATGAACACACGCCAAAACAAGGCCTTGCACTGCTGGATTGGATTCAAACCCACTATCCAAGTATGCAAGTACTAGTACTCACCGGCCAAGCTGACACCGCCTATGAATCCATTAAACTAGGCGCGTTTGACTATCTCAACAAACCGATTGAAGAGATCGATATTTTAAGAGCGGTACAACGTGCGGCCTTGTTTTATCAACAAACTGAAAAAATGCATCAACAAGGTCTGCAATCGCTGCGCATTCAAGCCGAAATGGGCGAAGGGGTTAAAGCGATTCGCAACCAAGCAGAAGAAAAAATTCTGCGCCAAGTGCTTTACCAATGCCAATTTAATATCCATGAAGCGGCTCGGCGCCTTGGCTTAAAACGTGAAAACGTCTATTATCTGATCAATAAATACGCCATTCAACGCCAGACATCGGAATCTGACTAA
- a CDS encoding PhoH family protein, whose translation MTDSVSRLFILDTNVMMHDPMALFNFDEHDIYIPMTVLEELDAGKKGMSEVARNVRETNRLLDQIIDGADFEQIKLGLPLENIHPIKRKQEELRLGKLFFETEHLTSELPVEIPSYKADNQILKTGLALKAKFPDRNVTLVTKDINMRIKASAVGLHSEDYYNDRVLEDADLLYTGYEFLEDNFFETHGKDMKAWQDGARSFYELTIQPDNHWYPNECLISRNDSGFSAIVRSLNDNKAVLETLHDYSEPKHAVWGISARNAEQNMAMNLLMDPDIDFVSLLGPAGTGKTLLALACGLDQTLDQSLYNEIIMTRATIPIGEDIGFLPGTEEEKMTPWMGALMDNLEVLTQGDGNSAEWEKQSTNELLNKRIKIKSLNFMRGRTFMKKYIIIDEAQNITPKQMKTLVTRAGAGTKIVCIGNIGQIDTPYLTETTSGLTYVVDRFKDWEHGAHITLKQGERSRLAEYASNNL comes from the coding sequence ATGACCGATTCAGTAAGCCGCCTATTTATTCTTGATACGAATGTAATGATGCATGATCCAATGGCATTATTTAACTTCGATGAGCATGATATTTATATTCCTATGACCGTGCTCGAAGAATTGGACGCTGGTAAAAAAGGCATGTCTGAAGTCGCACGCAATGTGCGTGAAACCAACCGACTTCTTGATCAAATTATCGATGGCGCTGACTTTGAACAAATCAAACTGGGTTTACCCTTAGAAAATATTCACCCGATTAAACGCAAACAAGAAGAACTAAGACTTGGTAAATTATTTTTTGAAACCGAACACCTTACCTCTGAACTGCCGGTTGAAATTCCCAGCTACAAAGCCGACAACCAAATTCTAAAAACAGGCCTGGCACTCAAAGCTAAATTCCCTGACCGCAATGTCACGCTGGTAACCAAAGACATTAACATGCGGATCAAGGCCTCTGCGGTAGGGCTACACTCAGAAGACTACTACAATGACCGTGTTTTGGAAGACGCTGACCTACTCTATACCGGCTACGAATTCTTAGAAGACAACTTCTTTGAAACTCACGGCAAAGACATGAAAGCCTGGCAAGACGGTGCCCGCAGCTTCTATGAACTGACGATTCAACCAGACAACCACTGGTACCCAAATGAATGCCTAATCAGCCGTAATGATTCCGGCTTCAGTGCGATAGTGCGTTCACTTAACGACAACAAAGCCGTTCTCGAAACACTGCATGACTATAGCGAGCCAAAACACGCTGTTTGGGGCATTAGCGCACGCAATGCCGAGCAAAACATGGCGATGAACCTATTGATGGACCCTGACATAGATTTCGTATCCCTGCTTGGCCCGGCGGGAACCGGTAAAACCCTGCTGGCCTTAGCTTGCGGACTTGACCAAACACTAGACCAATCACTCTACAACGAAATTATAATGACCCGCGCCACCATTCCGATTGGCGAAGACATCGGCTTTTTACCCGGTACCGAAGAAGAAAAAATGACCCCTTGGATGGGCGCATTAATGGATAACCTTGAAGTACTAACCCAAGGCGACGGCAACAGTGCTGAATGGGAAAAGCAAAGCACCAATGAACTGCTCAACAAACGCATAAAAATCAAATCACTCAACTTTATGCGTGGTCGTACCTTTATGAAAAAATACATTATTATCGACGAAGCGCAAAACATTACCCCCAAACAGATGAAAACCCTGGTCACCCGAGCCGGTGCCGGCACCAAAATTGTTTGTATCGGTAACATTGGACAAATAGACACCCCTTATCTAACCGAAACTACTTCAGGCTTAACCTATGTAGTGGATCGTTTTAAAGACTGGGAACATGGCGCGCATATCACGTTAAAACAAGGCGAACGCTCACGCCTTGCTGAATACGCCTCTAATAACCTTTAA
- a CDS encoding peroxiredoxin gives MENIKLNEFSLEATPNQTLSLEAFKGRYSVIYFYPKDNTPGCTQEGQDFSELHPEFLKLNAQIFGVSKDSLKQHQNFKQKYAFPFELISDPDEQLCKMFDVIKLKKNFGKEYYGIERSSFLLDPELNPIQAWRKVKVTGHAQAVLDCLKQNV, from the coding sequence ATGGAAAATATAAAACTCAATGAGTTCTCGCTTGAGGCCACGCCAAATCAAACTTTAAGTCTTGAAGCGTTTAAAGGTCGCTATAGTGTGATCTATTTTTACCCCAAAGATAACACACCGGGTTGCACACAAGAAGGCCAAGATTTCAGTGAATTGCATCCTGAGTTTTTAAAATTGAATGCGCAAATATTTGGCGTTTCTAAAGACAGCCTGAAACAACACCAAAACTTCAAACAAAAGTACGCTTTTCCGTTTGAACTCATCAGCGATCCGGACGAACAGCTTTGCAAAATGTTTGACGTCATTAAACTTAAAAAGAACTTTGGTAAAGAATACTATGGTATTGAACGCAGTAGCTTTTTACTTGACCCTGAATTAAATCCAATCCAAGCTTGGCGCAAGGTTAAAGTAACCGGACACGCCCAAGCCGTCCTTGATTGTCTAAAACAAAACGTATAA
- the dapA gene encoding 4-hydroxy-tetrahydrodipicolinate synthase has translation MFKGSMVALVTPMNDDESVDFVRLEQLIEWHIASGTSAIVAVGTTGESATLDMAEHCEVIKFVVDKVAKRIPVIAGTGANSTSEAIELTSCAKKVGADACLLVTPYYNKPTQEGLFLHHKKIAEAVDIPQILYNVPGRTACDMQPETIGRLAKIKNIVGVKEATGDLSRVAKIRALVDADFDLYTGDDATAIEFILLGGQGGISVSANVAPKAVAEAYSAALAGNAELARQLDAPLMAMHQKLFVEANPIPVKWALVEMGLIGPAIRLPLTPLSKEYHEVVRGALLEAGVL, from the coding sequence GTGTTTAAAGGCAGTATGGTGGCATTAGTCACCCCAATGAATGATGATGAAAGCGTTGATTTTGTTAGGCTTGAACAGCTAATTGAATGGCATATTGCTTCGGGTACCTCGGCAATTGTTGCTGTAGGAACAACCGGCGAGTCGGCTACACTAGATATGGCGGAACATTGTGAGGTCATTAAGTTTGTAGTTGATAAGGTGGCTAAACGTATTCCGGTGATTGCCGGCACTGGTGCTAACTCTACATCAGAGGCGATTGAGTTAACTTCTTGCGCCAAAAAAGTCGGAGCGGATGCTTGTCTTTTGGTTACCCCTTACTATAACAAACCGACGCAGGAAGGCTTGTTTTTGCATCATAAGAAGATTGCTGAAGCCGTTGATATTCCTCAGATTTTGTATAATGTGCCCGGCAGGACGGCTTGCGACATGCAACCTGAAACGATTGGTCGCTTAGCTAAGATTAAAAACATTGTAGGGGTTAAAGAAGCGACTGGTGATTTATCTCGTGTTGCAAAGATTCGTGCATTAGTTGATGCGGACTTCGATTTGTACACCGGGGATGATGCCACCGCAATTGAGTTTATTTTGTTAGGTGGCCAAGGTGGAATTTCTGTCAGTGCTAATGTTGCACCAAAGGCTGTGGCTGAAGCTTATTCAGCTGCGTTGGCTGGCAATGCTGAATTAGCGCGTCAGCTGGATGCGCCCTTGATGGCGATGCACCAAAAGTTGTTTGTGGAGGCTAATCCCATCCCTGTAAAATGGGCTTTAGTTGAGATGGGCTTAATTGGCCCAGCTATTAGATTGCCTTTAACCCCTTTATCCAAAGAGTACCATGAAGTTGTTCGCGGTGCTTTGTTAGAAGCAGGAGTGCTCTAG
- the bamC gene encoding outer membrane protein assembly factor BamC, whose amino-acid sequence MNSWIKLSVCFGLCFSIAGCSSLSGMFGKDADYRKNEAELAKKLEMPPNFVLRRSGDPLVSMNVSTAQMLEEIDTIPSFRAEGIRIESNLVERWLVIEDLSVKDVWRGIEQFLASQGFKVEERRLDIGLLTTEYLARKEIAPVEQELTMISRLLNSWRDEMVDGIYDRYTVRVEEQASEVRVYFSHHMMTARATDTTTAWRLRPYQPMMESLALYRSMLYFGAQQDHALQQINTQRVYQEVKEADELVGLRLAATLNESWDYLLTMQYRANWQVERQQPEQHLLWVKIPQAATADQGFFSRLFGSIRTPGLVGIKLTPVSGSTAITELTLVVEEGNLNPKQRQQILTDLGLLTE is encoded by the coding sequence TTGAATAGTTGGATTAAGTTATCTGTTTGCTTCGGTCTGTGTTTTTCTATTGCAGGTTGTTCTTCTTTGTCTGGCATGTTTGGTAAAGATGCTGACTATCGTAAAAATGAGGCCGAGTTAGCTAAGAAGTTAGAGATGCCGCCAAACTTTGTTTTGCGTCGTTCGGGTGATCCTTTGGTTTCAATGAACGTATCAACAGCACAGATGTTGGAGGAAATAGATACCATACCAAGTTTTCGTGCCGAGGGCATTAGAATTGAATCGAATCTTGTCGAGCGGTGGTTGGTGATTGAGGATTTATCGGTTAAAGATGTTTGGCGAGGTATTGAGCAGTTTTTGGCCAGCCAGGGTTTTAAGGTTGAAGAACGTCGTTTAGATATTGGATTACTCACAACTGAATACTTAGCGCGTAAAGAAATTGCACCGGTTGAGCAGGAGCTGACGATGATTTCTAGACTGCTGAATAGTTGGCGCGATGAAATGGTTGATGGTATCTATGATCGCTATACGGTCAGAGTTGAAGAGCAGGCGAGTGAGGTTAGGGTTTATTTTAGCCATCATATGATGACTGCACGTGCTACCGATACCACAACGGCTTGGCGTTTACGGCCTTATCAACCGATGATGGAGTCCTTGGCATTATATCGTTCCATGCTTTATTTCGGGGCTCAACAGGATCATGCCTTACAACAGATTAACACCCAGCGTGTTTATCAGGAAGTAAAAGAAGCGGATGAGTTGGTGGGTCTTCGCTTGGCTGCAACTCTAAATGAAAGCTGGGATTATTTGCTGACCATGCAATATCGCGCCAACTGGCAAGTTGAGCGACAACAGCCTGAGCAACATCTTCTATGGGTCAAAATCCCTCAAGCCGCAACAGCGGATCAAGGCTTTTTTTCTCGGTTGTTCGGTTCTATCAGAACACCAGGCCTGGTCGGTATTAAGTTGACCCCAGTTTCCGGCTCGACGGCAATAACAGAACTGACTTTGGTTGTTGAAGAAGGTAATCTTAACCCTAAACAGCGTCAACAAATTTTGACAGATCTTGGCTTGTTGACAGAATAA